A region from the Pirellulales bacterium genome encodes:
- a CDS encoding alpha-L-arabinofuranosidase C-terminal domain-containing protein, translating into MKYEKKLFAFAIHFTRILLPLGLLAIGVAEGAEPGKLNVQVTEPGVRISPTLYGLMTEEINHAYDGGLYAELIQNRAFKDGPKIGEAPDPNHPPHWSLVKSGTADGAMKLDATNPVNSTALSTSLRLDINGGDGCIGAANDGYWGIPVKTHTAYQVSFYARANCDLKQPLTVAIESADGKTVYASATVEGIGPEWKKHHATLNVGEAKSSTNNRFVISAPTGSKCSVWLSLVSLFPPTFNNRSNGLRPDLMQMLAGLKPAFLRFPGGNYLEGNTIEERFDWKKTIGPLEERPGHVCPWGYPSSDGVGLLEFLTWCEDLKMQPVLAVYAGYSLQQQRVTPGSDLQPFVQDALDEIEYVTGGPETTWGAQRVKDGHPEPFKLNYVEVGNEDNFDNVKSSYEKRFAQFFDAIKAKYPNLKIIATMPVRDRQPDLVDDHYYRSAREMERDSDHYDAQAGGRPKFSRSGPKIFVGEWATTEGRPTPTLQAALGDAAWMTGMERNSDAILISCYAPLLVNVNQGASQWGTNLIGYDALASFGSPSYYAQKMFNENRGDRVLPVQLDVAPGKPPEPPMPHGKIGVGTWATQSEYKNMKVSMGDKVVYSSDSADSTDDWQPGAGEWSWDQGTLRQKSNDVNCRDTVGDTKWTDCVYTLKARKISGNEGFLIMFHVQDDDNWLWWNIGGWNNSRTVIQKTEHGASRELGRAQNITVDTDRWYDIKIETKGRHIRCYLDGKLLSDVDDTPEPPALPVYATASREDASGDVILKVVNTEAADRPIEINLAGIDGVKPQALVEELAGQPDDVNTLADPTHVATKTMTIDNAATRFTHVFPAYSVTVMRLKRS; encoded by the coding sequence ATGAAGTACGAAAAAAAATTATTTGCATTCGCAATCCATTTCACACGGATATTACTGCCGTTGGGATTATTGGCAATCGGGGTGGCAGAGGGTGCAGAACCGGGCAAGTTGAACGTCCAAGTGACGGAGCCGGGGGTGCGAATTAGTCCGACCCTTTACGGACTAATGACCGAAGAAATCAATCACGCTTACGATGGTGGATTATATGCGGAGTTAATCCAGAACCGCGCATTTAAGGATGGTCCGAAGATTGGAGAGGCTCCCGACCCCAACCATCCGCCTCACTGGAGCCTGGTTAAATCAGGCACTGCCGATGGCGCGATGAAGTTAGATGCCACAAATCCTGTGAATTCCACAGCGCTGTCGACGAGTCTGCGGCTAGATATCAATGGTGGCGACGGATGCATCGGAGCTGCAAACGACGGATATTGGGGAATTCCAGTCAAGACGCACACAGCATATCAAGTGAGCTTTTACGCGCGCGCCAATTGTGATTTGAAACAACCCCTCACGGTGGCCATTGAATCTGCGGATGGAAAAACGGTGTACGCTTCCGCAACGGTAGAGGGGATTGGTCCGGAATGGAAAAAGCATCATGCTACGTTGAACGTAGGAGAAGCCAAATCTTCGACGAACAATCGATTCGTAATCTCGGCGCCTACAGGGAGTAAGTGTTCGGTATGGTTAAGCTTGGTTTCGCTGTTCCCACCGACATTCAATAATCGATCCAATGGGCTACGACCCGATTTGATGCAGATGTTGGCTGGTCTTAAGCCGGCTTTTTTACGATTTCCGGGCGGCAACTATCTGGAAGGAAACACAATTGAAGAACGTTTCGACTGGAAAAAAACGATCGGGCCCCTTGAAGAGCGACCGGGCCACGTTTGCCCGTGGGGTTACCCTTCCAGCGATGGCGTGGGGTTGTTGGAGTTTCTGACTTGGTGTGAAGATCTAAAGATGCAACCGGTGCTGGCCGTCTATGCAGGCTATTCTCTTCAGCAACAACGGGTAACCCCAGGCAGTGATTTGCAACCCTTCGTCCAGGATGCACTGGACGAAATTGAGTATGTCACTGGAGGTCCGGAAACAACCTGGGGTGCACAGCGTGTTAAAGATGGGCACCCGGAGCCGTTCAAATTGAACTACGTTGAAGTGGGCAATGAAGACAATTTCGATAATGTAAAGAGCAGCTATGAAAAACGCTTTGCACAGTTCTTCGATGCCATTAAGGCTAAGTATCCTAATTTGAAAATCATTGCCACCATGCCTGTGCGAGATCGCCAACCTGATCTGGTCGACGATCACTATTATCGATCAGCCCGAGAAATGGAGCGGGATTCGGACCATTACGATGCACAAGCAGGCGGCCGGCCGAAGTTCTCGCGATCCGGTCCCAAAATATTTGTTGGTGAGTGGGCAACAACAGAGGGACGTCCCACCCCCACGTTGCAGGCCGCTTTGGGTGATGCAGCTTGGATGACGGGTATGGAAAGAAATTCCGACGCAATCCTGATATCGTGCTATGCTCCGCTGCTGGTCAATGTGAACCAAGGGGCCTCGCAATGGGGAACGAATTTGATCGGTTATGATGCGCTGGCCAGTTTTGGATCACCTTCCTATTATGCGCAGAAAATGTTTAACGAGAATCGGGGTGATCGAGTTCTTCCGGTGCAACTTGATGTGGCTCCCGGCAAGCCTCCCGAACCCCCGATGCCCCACGGAAAAATCGGCGTGGGCACCTGGGCGACGCAAAGCGAATACAAAAACATGAAGGTCTCCATGGGTGATAAAGTGGTTTATTCGTCAGATTCCGCCGACAGCACTGATGATTGGCAACCAGGAGCCGGCGAGTGGAGTTGGGACCAGGGCACACTGCGGCAGAAGAGCAATGATGTCAATTGTCGAGACACCGTGGGCGATACCAAATGGACCGATTGCGTTTACACTCTCAAGGCGCGAAAAATTTCCGGAAACGAAGGCTTCCTGATTATGTTCCACGTGCAGGATGATGATAACTGGCTGTGGTGGAACATTGGCGGTTGGAATAACTCGCGGACAGTCATTCAAAAAACAGAGCACGGCGCTTCTCGAGAGCTGGGACGGGCCCAAAACATCACTGTCGATACCGATCGCTGGTACGACATCAAGATCGAAACGAAAGGACGACACATCCGCTGCTATTTGGACGGCAAGCTGCTAAGCGACGTCGATGATACCCCTGAACCGCCGGCATTACCGGTGTATGCCACCGCCAGCCGTGAAGACGCCAGCGGCGACGTGATTTTGAAGGTCGTGAATACCGAAGCAGCTGATAGGCCCATCGAAATCAACTTAGCGGGAATCGATGGAGTGAAGCCTCAGGCCTTGGTGGAAGAGCTAGCCGGACAACCCGACGACGTGAATACGCTGGCCGATCCCACACACGTCGCGACGAAAACGATGACGATCGACAACGCTGCAACTCGTTTTACCCATGTATTTCCAGCGTACTCCGTCACAGTGATGCGATTGAAGCGTTCGTAA
- a CDS encoding PEP-CTERM sorting domain-containing protein: MSIKSFSSHSNVLKFVPLPAILFLGICVSTASAQLIHRYSFTTDGSDSVGGPTYNLTPVNNLANPITFTGGQAQLNNPNFSGPGVVENYLWYQNSPSILPAGNSMTVEQWFTFTGSGFFTESYAFSDNAEDNNPPGQTNGQYLMQAISAPQPASPPGGANTGGSHVAQALNGYQGGSETDAFETTPGLGAGGGGYLDDGGTYMMATVIDGTAGTLSYYLYRTSDGLGGLQQSITAIPLSSYNFTDLYLGRSPFLGDNATSGMIDEFRIYGDAQSASQIAADEAAGPDVVGVPEPSSIVLAALGLFGLVAARSRKARAA, from the coding sequence ATGAGCATCAAGAGCTTCTCGTCACACAGTAACGTATTAAAGTTTGTTCCACTTCCGGCAATTCTGTTTTTGGGCATTTGCGTTTCGACGGCCAGCGCACAGCTTATTCACCGCTATAGTTTCACGACGGATGGAAGTGATTCTGTTGGCGGACCCACCTACAACTTGACGCCAGTCAATAATCTGGCCAATCCCATTACCTTTACCGGTGGCCAAGCACAGTTGAATAACCCCAACTTTTCTGGTCCTGGGGTTGTCGAAAACTATCTGTGGTACCAGAACAGCCCGTCCATTCTGCCGGCAGGCAATAGCATGACGGTGGAACAATGGTTTACCTTCACCGGTTCAGGATTTTTTACCGAGTCGTACGCTTTCTCGGACAACGCAGAAGACAATAATCCCCCCGGCCAAACGAACGGCCAATACCTCATGCAGGCGATTTCCGCCCCGCAGCCTGCAAGCCCGCCTGGCGGAGCGAACACAGGTGGTTCGCATGTTGCCCAAGCACTCAATGGGTATCAGGGCGGCTCGGAAACCGATGCCTTTGAAACCACTCCTGGCCTTGGCGCCGGCGGCGGTGGTTACCTGGACGACGGGGGAACCTATATGATGGCCACCGTGATCGATGGTACCGCCGGCACGCTTAGCTATTATCTGTACAGAACTTCGGACGGCCTCGGCGGCCTCCAGCAGTCAATTACGGCCATCCCGCTGAGCAGTTACAACTTCACCGACCTGTACTTGGGGCGTTCACCGTTCCTTGGCGACAACGCCACCAGCGGCATGATTGATGAGTTCCGCATTTATGGCGACGCCCAAAGCGCTTCACAGATCGCGGCCGACGAAGCTGCGGGCCCCGATGTCGTAGGAGTTCCCGAACCCAGCTCCATTGTGCTGGCGGCATTGGGTTTGTTCGGATTGGTGGCTGCTCGTTCAAGGAAAGCACGAGCTGCGTAA
- a CDS encoding plasmid pRiA4b ORF-3 family protein: MPRASKSAAKKPSPVYQFKITLLDIEPPIWRRIQVPDGTLDELHEHIQTAMGWTNSHLHQFEIGGRRHGDPELLDDGSGDNDFLDSTNTRLGDLLAKKRRSFRFYYEYDFGDGWRHEIVYEGPQSAESGGKYPRCLEGARACPPDDVGGPWGYGDFLTAIRDPKHEDHQDMLEWIGGRFDPEKFSAAAATKAMHRGLPNWRDAR; this comes from the coding sequence ATGCCCCGCGCGTCGAAATCCGCTGCGAAAAAGCCGTCGCCGGTGTACCAGTTCAAAATCACGCTCTTGGACATTGAGCCGCCCATCTGGCGGCGGATTCAAGTGCCCGACGGCACGTTGGATGAGTTGCACGAACATATTCAAACGGCGATGGGTTGGACGAATTCGCACTTGCACCAGTTTGAAATCGGCGGCCGTCGCCACGGCGACCCGGAATTACTCGACGACGGCAGCGGCGACAACGACTTTTTGGATTCCACCAACACGCGACTGGGCGATCTGCTGGCGAAGAAGCGCCGCTCGTTTCGCTTCTACTACGAATACGACTTCGGCGATGGCTGGCGACACGAGATTGTGTACGAAGGTCCTCAATCGGCTGAATCCGGAGGGAAATATCCCCGTTGCCTCGAGGGTGCACGCGCCTGTCCCCCGGACGACGTGGGCGGCCCCTGGGGATATGGCGACTTCCTCACAGCCATCCGAGATCCCAAGCACGAAGATCACCAGGATATGCTTGAATGGATCGGCGGCCGGTTCGATCCTGAAAAGTTCAGCGCCGCTGCCGCTACCAAAGCCATGCACCGTGGCCTACCCAACTGGCGCGACGCAAGATAA
- a CDS encoding site-specific integrase, which produces MTVLRQRFQGDLQLKGFSPHTQKAYISAVAKFAEHFHQSPDQLNSEHVREYLLYLVNERRVAWTTYNIALCALRFLYRKTLGQARLLEGIPCPKGPQRLPVVLSRAEVAQFLPAAKWLPARTMLTTAYAAGLRVSEIVNLRAADIDSQRMVIRVRQGKGRKDRYVMLSPTLLELLRSYWKQYRPREFLFPARSGGQRHIVSVARFCRTTLRRSGLKKNVTMHTLRHSFATHLLEAGVDIRTIQVLLGHRSLRTTALYTAVSMERIHSLSSPLDALANFEAARTEPKSK; this is translated from the coding sequence ATGACGGTGTTACGCCAGCGTTTTCAGGGCGATCTGCAACTGAAAGGCTTTTCGCCGCATACCCAAAAGGCATACATCTCGGCCGTGGCGAAATTCGCGGAGCACTTCCATCAGTCTCCCGACCAACTGAACTCGGAGCATGTCCGCGAATATCTGTTGTACTTGGTGAACGAGCGGCGCGTGGCATGGACGACCTACAACATTGCTCTATGCGCGCTGCGATTCTTGTACCGAAAGACGTTGGGGCAAGCGCGGCTGCTGGAAGGCATTCCTTGTCCGAAGGGACCGCAGCGACTCCCTGTCGTGTTGAGCCGCGCGGAAGTCGCGCAATTCTTGCCGGCAGCCAAGTGGCTGCCGGCGCGGACCATGCTCACCACGGCCTACGCGGCGGGCCTGAGAGTATCCGAGATTGTCAACCTGCGAGCGGCCGACATCGACAGCCAGCGGATGGTGATTCGTGTCCGTCAAGGGAAGGGACGCAAGGACCGTTACGTGATGCTGTCTCCCACACTGCTGGAGTTGCTGCGAAGTTACTGGAAGCAGTACCGGCCGCGCGAGTTTTTGTTTCCCGCTCGCAGCGGTGGACAAAGGCATATCGTGTCCGTGGCTCGATTCTGCCGCACGACCTTGCGGCGCTCGGGGCTCAAGAAGAACGTCACGATGCACACCTTGCGACACAGCTTCGCCACGCACCTCTTGGAAGCCGGGGTGGACATTCGCACGATTCAGGTGCTGCTCGGACACCGCAGCCTGCGCACCACCGCGCTGTACACCGCGGTCTCGATGGAACGGATCCACTCGCTTTCCAGTCCGCTGGATGCCTTGGCGAACTTCGAGGCAGCGCGGACCGAGCCGAAATCGAAGTAG
- a CDS encoding transposase zinc-binding domain-containing protein, with product MFRAIGARYLHHYGAVMRSQQRRALRDLAACRTSALGGHEEACDGCGARRFAYNSCRSRHCPKCGATARAQWLDARAAELLPVPYFHLVFTLPAELGPLALANQRVLYGMLFQAVSETLLQIAAQPKHLGGQIGFLAVLHTWGKTCCTTPICTVLYRRAGCRRTDSVGSPPIRDFSCQSAC from the coding sequence GTGTTTCGCGCCATCGGCGCGCGCTACTTGCACCACTACGGTGCGGTGATGCGTAGCCAGCAACGGCGGGCGCTGCGCGATCTGGCCGCTTGTCGCACCAGCGCTCTGGGTGGGCACGAGGAAGCGTGCGACGGCTGTGGCGCGCGGCGCTTCGCCTACAACTCTTGCCGAAGTCGGCATTGTCCCAAGTGCGGGGCCACGGCCCGCGCCCAGTGGCTCGATGCGCGGGCGGCGGAGCTGCTGCCGGTTCCTTATTTTCATCTGGTGTTCACGCTGCCCGCTGAACTGGGACCGTTGGCCCTGGCGAACCAGCGTGTTCTGTATGGGATGCTGTTTCAGGCAGTGTCGGAGACGCTCCTGCAAATCGCCGCACAGCCCAAGCATCTGGGCGGCCAGATCGGCTTTTTGGCCGTGCTGCACACCTGGGGCAAAACCTGCTGCACCACCCCCATTTGCACTGTGTTGTACCGGCGGGCGGGCTGTCGGCGGACGGACAGCGTTGGATCGCCTCCGATCCGCGATTTTTCCTGCCAGTCCGCGTGTTGA
- a CDS encoding transposase, translating into MHCVVPAGGLSADGQRWIASDPRFFLPVRVLSRVFRGKFIALLKRARQAEQLRFPGRLASLAPATQFEELLDQAVRQDWVVYSKPPFGGTVQLLKYLARYTQRVALANSRLVAFDGKKVRFRWKDYADGGRHKTMTLAADEFTRRFLLHVLPGGFTRIRYFGFLANRHRAAKLAAIRQLLGTPAVATESESTVPQASPKETAEVGQRCPVCRSGQFLPVAVILPHVPRAWHWLLRRTGGLSRPPSGTPP; encoded by the coding sequence TTGCACTGTGTTGTACCGGCGGGCGGGCTGTCGGCGGACGGACAGCGTTGGATCGCCTCCGATCCGCGATTTTTCCTGCCAGTCCGCGTGTTGAGCCGCGTCTTTCGGGGGAAGTTCATCGCGCTGCTCAAACGCGCTCGGCAGGCAGAACAGTTGCGTTTTCCGGGCCGCCTGGCGTCCCTCGCCCCAGCGACCCAGTTTGAGGAGTTGCTGGATCAAGCCGTCAGGCAGGATTGGGTTGTGTACTCCAAGCCCCCCTTCGGCGGCACTGTCCAATTACTCAAGTACCTGGCGCGCTATACCCAGCGCGTGGCGCTGGCCAATTCGCGGCTGGTCGCGTTCGATGGCAAAAAGGTCCGCTTTCGCTGGAAAGACTACGCCGACGGCGGTCGCCACAAAACCATGACACTGGCCGCCGACGAATTCACGCGACGGTTCCTCTTGCATGTGCTGCCGGGTGGCTTCACGCGGATTCGCTACTTCGGCTTCTTGGCGAATCGGCATCGGGCGGCCAAACTGGCCGCGATTCGTCAATTGCTTGGCACGCCCGCCGTCGCCACGGAATCCGAGTCCACGGTTCCCCAAGCATCGCCCAAGGAAACTGCGGAAGTCGGCCAACGTTGTCCTGTTTGCCGAAGCGGTCAGTTTTTGCCAGTGGCCGTCATTCTTCCTCATGTGCCACGCGCGTGGCATTGGCTGCTGCGGCGAACTGGGGGTCTATCCCGCCCGCCGTCTGGAACGCCACCATGA
- a CDS encoding tyrosine-type recombinase/integrase, which yields MDKEDVVTSQKELARIGLGALPLAIANSGRSGARRFLEFFAVTIRNKNTRLAYAQAAKQFFDWCEQRGIDTLDRIEPVVVAAYIEQHPASKPTIKQHLAAIRMLFDWMVTGQIVEHNPATSVRGPKHVVKRGKTSVLTAEEARTLLDSIETTTVIGLRDRALIGVMVYSFARVSAAVSMKVEDFYAEGKRWWLRLHEKGGKRHEVPAHHNADGYIDAYLKAAGIASDKKTPLFRSVDRKGFLTARGFTRNDALRMIKRRAAAAGLSAKTCCHSFRATGITAYLENGGTIENAQAIAAHESPRTTKLYDRTSDEITLDEIERIAI from the coding sequence ATGGACAAGGAAGATGTCGTCACGTCGCAAAAAGAATTAGCTCGAATTGGCCTTGGCGCCCTGCCGCTGGCAATCGCCAATTCCGGCCGGTCCGGCGCCCGTCGTTTTCTTGAATTCTTCGCGGTGACCATTCGGAATAAAAACACGCGGCTTGCATACGCTCAGGCCGCAAAACAATTCTTCGATTGGTGTGAACAGCGTGGCATTGACACGCTCGATCGAATTGAACCGGTTGTTGTTGCAGCTTACATCGAACAGCATCCGGCATCCAAGCCGACTATCAAACAGCATTTAGCGGCGATTCGAATGCTGTTCGATTGGATGGTGACCGGGCAAATCGTTGAACACAATCCGGCAACTTCAGTGCGGGGCCCGAAGCATGTTGTCAAACGTGGCAAAACTTCGGTGCTGACGGCGGAGGAAGCGCGAACACTTCTCGATTCCATTGAAACGACGACGGTCATCGGGCTACGCGATCGTGCCTTAATCGGCGTCATGGTTTATTCGTTTGCCCGCGTAAGCGCTGCGGTTTCGATGAAGGTCGAAGACTTTTATGCTGAGGGAAAACGCTGGTGGCTTCGTTTGCACGAGAAAGGCGGAAAGCGTCACGAAGTGCCCGCACACCACAATGCCGATGGATACATCGACGCGTACTTGAAAGCTGCTGGCATAGCCTCAGACAAAAAGACTCCCCTCTTCCGCTCAGTTGATCGAAAGGGATTTCTAACCGCACGCGGTTTCACGCGCAATGATGCGTTACGGATGATCAAACGCCGTGCAGCGGCTGCAGGTCTCTCTGCGAAAACCTGCTGCCATTCATTTCGAGCAACCGGGATTACCGCTTATTTGGAAAACGGCGGCACAATCGAAAACGCTCAGGCAATTGCAGCACACGAGTCGCCGCGAACGACAAAACTATACGACCGCACAAGTGACGAGATTACGCTAGACGAAATTGAGCGGATAGCGATCTAA
- a CDS encoding helix-turn-helix domain-containing protein: MEKLSQFLTVKDAAAYLGVAENTLRNWGRAGKINERRHPINHYRLYSTTELEKLLGKVNISASGHRPKRKPK, translated from the coding sequence ATGGAAAAACTCTCCCAGTTCCTGACTGTGAAGGATGCCGCGGCATACCTTGGAGTTGCCGAGAATACTCTGCGGAATTGGGGACGCGCCGGGAAGATTAATGAGCGTCGGCACCCAATTAACCACTACCGCCTGTACTCCACGACTGAATTGGAAAAACTGCTGGGCAAGGTAAATATTTCTGCAAGCGGCCATAGGCCGAAACGCAAACCGAAGTGA
- a CDS encoding DEAD/DEAH box helicase family protein: MNLGAGPGLAITEFPGAHGEADYLLYVDAKAIGVVEAKPIGHTLKGVEGQSASYADGLAAKLPAWRRPLPFQYESSGEVTQFTNWMEPHARSRDIFQFHRPEALRELVQEELSVRGWLRQMPNVPTQGLWPKQLTAIANLEQSLSLAKPKALIQMATGSGKTFAAANIAYRLIKYAHARRVCFLVDRTNLGLQTLKEFQQFQPPDERHTFDKLYNTAFPHKNHFDPVNRVIITTIQRLYSVLTGQPDLIEEDEERSSFEGPGAFKKPPVPITYNEKLPPEFFDVLIVDECHRSIYSVWGDVLKYFDAFVIGLTATPSKQTIGFFNKNP, encoded by the coding sequence ATGAACCTTGGCGCCGGACCAGGATTGGCGATTACCGAATTCCCTGGTGCGCATGGCGAGGCCGACTACTTGCTGTATGTCGATGCCAAGGCGATTGGGGTCGTTGAAGCAAAACCCATTGGTCACACGCTTAAAGGAGTCGAAGGACAGTCAGCCAGCTATGCCGACGGGCTGGCGGCAAAGTTGCCTGCCTGGCGCCGTCCCCTTCCCTTCCAATATGAGTCGTCCGGCGAGGTGACCCAATTCACGAATTGGATGGAGCCGCACGCTCGCAGCCGTGACATCTTCCAGTTCCATCGCCCTGAAGCGCTTCGCGAATTGGTTCAAGAAGAGCTTTCGGTGCGCGGATGGCTGCGGCAAATGCCAAATGTGCCGACTCAGGGTCTTTGGCCTAAGCAACTTACTGCGATTGCAAATCTGGAACAATCGCTTAGCCTCGCTAAACCAAAAGCACTAATCCAAATGGCCACAGGCTCTGGCAAGACTTTTGCCGCTGCCAACATTGCCTATCGACTAATTAAGTACGCTCATGCACGTCGCGTTTGCTTTTTGGTCGACCGCACGAATCTCGGCCTCCAAACGCTGAAAGAGTTCCAGCAATTTCAGCCGCCGGATGAACGTCATACGTTCGACAAGCTTTACAACACGGCCTTCCCGCATAAGAATCACTTCGATCCCGTCAATCGCGTCATAATTACGACAATTCAGCGCCTCTACTCTGTGCTCACCGGCCAGCCAGATCTGATTGAAGAGGATGAAGAGCGTTCAAGTTTCGAGGGACCAGGAGCCTTCAAAAAACCTCCGGTTCCTATCACTTACAACGAAAAATTGCCGCCCGAGTTCTTTGACGTGCTGATCGTCGATGAATGCCACCGGTCGATATACAGTGTGTGGGGCGACGTGCTCAAATATTTCGATGCCTTCGTAATTGGGCTTACCGCCACGCCGAGCAAACAAACCATCGGGTTCTTTAACAAGAATCCGTGA